From a single Gavia stellata isolate bGavSte3 chromosome 15, bGavSte3.hap2, whole genome shotgun sequence genomic region:
- the VSTM2B gene encoding LOW QUALITY PROTEIN: V-set and transmembrane domain-containing protein 2B (The sequence of the model RefSeq protein was modified relative to this genomic sequence to represent the inferred CDS: deleted 2 bases in 1 codon; substituted 1 base at 1 genomic stop codon) → MGLGGEPGVASSLADSRSPHSAQGSXPGPAVCDGLRRTRLRPARPPPAAHIDAMENRGLFCTLCYLMFNAPLLFIVTATFTEVPKDVTVREGDDIEMPCAFRASGSTSYSLEIQWWYLKEPARELAHELAISVPGSRSKVTNKDATKISTVRVQGNDISHRLRLSGVRRQDEGVYECRVADYSDDETQEHKAQALLRVLSRFAPPDVQAAEAVSHIQSGAAPRRHGPAARPTPPPGPGKRPPPPAAEGGVSAAASATATATASAAAAASSASPPPGQAAILRQQHGSGTGPIYATDPLLYMFLLILHKLVRLLVNH, encoded by the exons ATGGGTCTCGGAGGGGAGCCCGGCGTCGCTTCCTCGCTTGCGGACAGCAGGAGCCCCCACTCAGCGCAGGGCAG CTGACCCGGCCCCGCTGTGTGCGATGGATTGAGGCGTACCCGGCTGCGCCCC gcccggcccccgcccgcaGCCCACATAGATGCGATGGAAAATCGGGGGCTCTTCTGCACCCTCTGTTACCTGATGTTCAACGCGCCTCTGCTGTTCATCGTCACCG CTACCTTTACTGAAGTTCCCAAAGATGTGACTGTTAGGGAGGGAGATGATATTGAGATGCCTTGTGCTTTCCGAGCCAGCGGATCCACCTCTTACTCCTTGGAAATCCAGTGGTGGTACCTTAAAGAACCAGCCAGAGAACTTGCACACGAATTAGCCATCAGTGTCCCCGGCAGCAGGAGCAAG gTAACAAATAAGGATGCAACCAAAATCAGC ACGGTCCGCGTCCAGGGCAACGACATCTCGCACCGGCTGCGGCTCTCGGGCGTGCGGCGGCAGGACGAGGGCGTCTACGAGTGCCGCGTGGCGGACTACAGCGACGACGAGACGCAGGAGCACAAGGCCCAGGCGCTGCTGCGCGTCCTCTCCCGCTTCGCGCCGCCCGACGTGCAGGCGGCCGAGGCGGTCTCGCACATCCAgagcggcgcggccccgcgccgccacggccccgccgcccggcccaCGCCGCCGCCCGGTCCCGgcaagcgcccgccgccgcccgcggccgAAGGGGGTGTCtccgccgccgccagcgccactgccaccgccaccgcctcggcggccgccgctgcctCCTCGGCCTCGCCGCCGCCCGGGCAGGCCGCCATCCTCCGCCAGCAGCACGGGTCAG